The following proteins are co-located in the Brevibacillus laterosporus DSM 25 genome:
- a CDS encoding M23 family metallopeptidase — MRFLRLYSCWMIAIILIAPSQGLAASIPTKAPSTSPAKSERDERMELFIEYEALYGIPWKYVAAIDQYERTIRKKPKNTEAESTNKRLTAIRVPTELWCGVFNPDSNDNNLTSITFFHGIGLDGSGDGVADQDNDRDVLTSLVRFLGTYGFNSDDFKIGLWNYYKRDSAVRTIMHYSRIYEKFQTLELHDHAFPIPKRFSYSYRSTWGDPRGWGGRRIHEGVDIFAGYSTPVMSTGYGVVEVLGWNRYGGWRVGIRDIDNIYHYFAHLSSFKKGLKEGDIVVPGEVIGYVGSSGYGKPGTSGKFPPHLHYGTYRDTGNNEWAFDPYPLLKRWENQKKQPKPIYK, encoded by the coding sequence ATGCGTTTTCTACGCCTTTATTCATGTTGGATGATAGCTATTATCCTTATTGCTCCATCTCAGGGATTAGCAGCATCAATACCAACTAAGGCACCATCAACTTCCCCTGCTAAGTCAGAGAGGGATGAGCGTATGGAATTATTTATCGAATATGAAGCATTATATGGAATTCCATGGAAATATGTAGCTGCTATTGATCAGTATGAACGAACCATTAGAAAGAAACCAAAAAACACTGAAGCAGAGTCTACAAACAAACGCCTTACTGCTATCAGGGTTCCCACTGAATTATGGTGTGGCGTTTTTAATCCTGATTCTAATGACAATAATTTAACATCAATTACCTTCTTTCATGGGATCGGATTAGATGGTTCCGGAGATGGTGTAGCTGATCAGGATAATGATCGTGACGTATTAACTAGTCTTGTTCGTTTCTTAGGTACCTATGGTTTTAATTCCGATGATTTTAAGATTGGTCTATGGAACTATTATAAGCGTGATTCAGCAGTAAGAACCATCATGCACTACTCACGAATCTATGAGAAATTCCAAACACTTGAATTGCATGACCATGCTTTTCCTATTCCCAAACGGTTCTCTTATAGTTATCGCAGTACGTGGGGAGACCCACGTGGCTGGGGGGGGCGACGCATTCATGAAGGTGTCGATATTTTTGCTGGATACTCTACACCGGTGATGAGCACAGGCTATGGCGTGGTTGAGGTATTAGGCTGGAACCGCTATGGTGGGTGGCGTGTAGGTATTCGCGATATCGACAATATTTATCATTACTTTGCTCATCTATCCTCTTTTAAAAAGGGGCTAAAAGAGGGGGATATTGTTGTCCCTGGTGAAGTAATTGGCTATGTAGGCAGTTCTGGTTACGGAAAGCCTGGTACCTCAGGTAAGTTCCCACCTCATCTTCATTATGGAACGTATCGGGACACCGGAAATAATGAATGGGCTTTTGATCCCTATCCGCTGTTAAAGCGTTGGGAAAATCAGAAAAAGCAACCTAAGCCTATTTACAAATAA
- a CDS encoding cellulose biosynthesis cyclic di-GMP-binding regulatory protein BcsB produces MLQNKTQEGLLHQMTLYDDDQSSTRTYLFVSGEKEQQVQLAAKVLRYPILTKQMTGYTAHVSEGMVKKAENLAQYQLAPWQKATNGSVTLQDLGYHQVTLSNVYSESTNYQFPTPPDWKYVKGAGFRLVYQHSEQVNKKVSSITVLINGIPVNTIPLEGTTGKPKEAFIPFPSALRTGEPIQVVVQANLNSRDTGCDEVTNRLEHFVSILPESRFIVKHESLRTAELSRFPNLFVDQNNQVKATALLSTEPTSTELTALAQLTAGAMKNVNDIQVTLKQGAKTLEKSNEHVWLLDVGNQGDLLNQWKQEQDLQIKATPKGLSSDEVPVLESLQDNGASIQQFFINKEGQAALVISASKPEMLVEATTAMGDPKKIPAESTEEAAVLTTNGNIVLLPLTREAPILVKSQLVNKVKGLYEYASTTEGQAMMAVIVFAITVLIVLFILIRSWKRKRRLENMDQKQGTDSNLTGKNGQSLTRLGRNPKKK; encoded by the coding sequence TTGTTACAAAATAAAACGCAAGAAGGCTTGCTTCATCAAATGACGCTTTATGATGATGATCAAAGTAGCACACGTACCTATTTGTTTGTATCTGGAGAAAAGGAACAACAAGTACAACTAGCTGCAAAAGTCTTACGTTATCCGATATTGACCAAGCAAATGACTGGGTATACAGCTCATGTATCTGAGGGCATGGTTAAAAAGGCAGAAAATTTAGCCCAATATCAGCTTGCTCCGTGGCAGAAAGCGACTAATGGGTCTGTTACTTTACAGGATTTAGGGTATCATCAGGTAACACTGTCGAACGTCTATAGTGAATCAACGAACTATCAATTCCCAACACCACCTGACTGGAAGTATGTTAAAGGTGCTGGATTTCGTCTGGTGTATCAACATTCTGAGCAAGTAAATAAGAAAGTAAGCTCAATAACAGTGCTTATTAATGGAATACCAGTGAATACGATCCCTTTAGAAGGAACAACAGGTAAGCCAAAAGAAGCTTTCATTCCCTTTCCGTCAGCTTTACGTACGGGAGAACCAATACAAGTAGTGGTTCAAGCTAATTTAAATAGTAGAGATACAGGCTGTGACGAGGTAACCAATCGTCTGGAACATTTCGTAAGCATTTTACCTGAAAGTCGGTTCATAGTTAAGCATGAGTCATTGAGAACAGCGGAGCTTTCCCGGTTCCCTAATTTATTTGTGGATCAAAATAACCAAGTGAAGGCAACAGCTTTGTTATCAACAGAACCAACTAGTACAGAATTGACAGCACTGGCTCAATTAACAGCAGGAGCTATGAAAAATGTGAATGACATACAAGTAACGCTTAAACAAGGTGCTAAAACACTTGAAAAAAGTAATGAACATGTATGGCTGTTGGATGTAGGCAATCAAGGGGATTTACTAAATCAATGGAAGCAGGAGCAGGACTTGCAGATTAAGGCTACTCCAAAAGGGCTTTCTAGTGATGAGGTTCCTGTGCTTGAATCTTTGCAAGATAATGGCGCAAGTATTCAGCAGTTTTTTATAAATAAAGAAGGTCAAGCAGCCTTAGTCATTAGTGCTAGCAAACCAGAAATGCTGGTAGAGGCAACAACAGCTATGGGAGATCCCAAGAAAATACCGGCGGAATCTACAGAAGAAGCAGCCGTTTTAACCACGAACGGTAATATTGTACTACTACCTCTCACAAGAGAAGCACCTATCCTGGTTAAATCTCAACTGGTGAATAAGGTGAAGGGCTTGTATGAATATGCAAGTACAACTGAAGGACAGGCAATGATGGCAGTCATCGTTTTTGCCATTACGGTTCTGATCGTTCTCTTTATTCTGATACGCTCGTGGAAAAGAAAACGTCGTCTAGAAAATATGGATCAAAAACAAGGCACTGATTCAAATTTGACAGGCAAAAACGGTCAAAGCCTGACTCGATTAGGACGCAATCCGAAAAAGAAATAG